Proteins from one Cryptomeria japonica chromosome 4, Sugi_1.0, whole genome shotgun sequence genomic window:
- the LOC131055887 gene encoding probable disease resistance protein At4g33300 encodes MDSDFLDSSEMMDDFTRSRDDNVSEKTQFYVGLERRLADLKGLLFHSHVSVIGVQCMGGGGKTTLASALCNDLQVKDYFHNNVIFVRVSLSPNLNGILETIWEKITGSKRLEVKDVEDVRRELQQFILNQSKPILIILDDVWSKEILEKLLFEGSGCKTVITTRDKSTIPTNPSTQLYQLPLLSPKDALSLFCFWATGKTSTSSDTDANIMQEVESKCGGLPLALKLLGSSLQGESQDAWKNKLSNGECMSDYHKEELFRSLQTSIDSLDDVTKECLLDLAIFPKDRKICIDALLDIWVYVRKLQKHDAFAILSELANKKLLNFTSKSRGSTTISYKNASELYISQHNVMRDLVLYLAHKDNAVHSKRLVITRTECGFLSEGELINDSVLDIQILSVLTESIEENHWPDIDFPETEALLLAFTSREYILPPFLKSMKKLKVLMVFNCCTKKATMKGLDVLSSLPQLKSVRLERLISPLGGKQSIEELQSLEKISLSLCEGFRNIATFDTTKLQYFNLDHSSDLEELPVEIYNMPSALSWSITNCHLLQSLAYDFGNMGHLRILRLSALPGLKELPVSIGKLEELEYLDISVCERLKELPKEIGLLKKLREFDMRECSRLKRLPTAVCELSSLKLVVCDEKIGKQWMRAKNISIPELRVEIVEARFSLDWLDD; translated from the exons ATGGATTCAGATTTTCTTGACAGTTCTGAAATGATGGATGATTTCACGCGCTCTCGTGATGATAATGTTTCTGAAAAGACGCAGTTTTATGTGGGATTAGAAAGACGTCTTGCGGATTTGAAAGGGCTTTTGTTCCACAGCCACGTGTCGGTCATCGGTGTACAGTGCATGGGAGGCGGTGGGAAGACTACTCTCGCGTCGGCTCTCTGCAATGATCTACAGGTTAAAG ATTATTTTCACAACAATGTGATTTTTGTCAGAGTTTCACTATCTCCCAACCTAAATGGGATATTAGAGACTATTTGGGAGAAGATAACTGGAAGCAAAAGACTAGAGGTTAAGGATGTGGAAGATGTACGAAGAGAGCTACAGCAATTCATTTTGAATCAATCCAAGCCAATTCTAATTATTTTGGATGATGTTTGGtctaaggaaattttggaaaagttATTATTTGAAGGTTCAGGATGCAAGACTGTCATAACTACCAGAGACAAGTCGACCATACCCACAAACCCCTCTACACAACTCTATCAACTACCATTGTTAAGCCCAAAGGATGCTCTCTCACTTTTTTGCTTCTGGGCTACTGGAAAGACGTCAACTTCAAGTGATACAGATGCAAATATAATGCAGGAG GTGGAGTCAAAATGCGGTGGTCTGCCACTTGCTCTAAAGTTGTTGGGAAGTTCTTTGCAAGGGGAATCTCAAGATGCCTGGAAGAACAAGCTTTCTAATGGAGAATGCATGTCAGATTATCACAAAGAGGAGTTATTCAGATCATTGCAAACCAGTATTGACTCCTTAGATGATGTAACCAAGGAGTGCCTTTTAGACTTAGCAATATTTCCAAAGGACAGAAAAATATGTATTGATGCACTATTGGACATTTGGGTTTATGTTCGAAAGCTACAGAAGCATGATGCTTTTGCCATCTTATCAGAACTTGCAAACAAAAAACTGTTAAATTTTACCAGCAAATCAAG GGGAAGCACAACAATCTCATATAAAAATGCCTCAGAGTTGTACATTTCTCAACATAATGTAATGCGAGATTTGGTGTTATATTTGGCACACAAAGATAATGCAGTCCACAGCAAGAGGTTGGTCATAACAAGGACGGAGTGTGGTTTCCTAAGTGAAGGAGAATTGATTAATGATAGTGTGTTGGACATTCAAATCCTCTCTGTTCTCACAG AATCTATAGAGGAAAATCACTGGCCTGATATTGATTTCCCTGAGACAGAGGCTCTGTTGTTAGCCTTCACTTCGAGAGAATATATTCTTCCCCCATTTTTGAAATCCATGAAAAAACTAAAAGTTTTGATGGTATTCAATTGCTGTACAAAGAAGGCAACAATGAAAGGTCTAGATGTCTTGTCTTCACTCCCTCAACTCAAGAGCGTCCGCTTGGAGAGGTTGATATCACCCCTTGGTGGAAAACAGAGCATTGAAGAACTACAGAGCTTAGAGAAGATATCTTTGAGCTTATGTGAAGGATTTAGAAATATAGCCACATTCGACACAACCAAGCTACAATATTTTAACCTGGACCACAGCAGTGATTTGGAAGAGTTGCCTGTTGAAATCTACAATATGCCCTCTGCTCTGTCATGGTCTATTACCAACTGCCATCTGCTTCAGAGTTTAGCATATGATTTTGGAAATATGGGCCACCTAAGAATATTAAGGCTATCGGCATTGCCAGGCCTGAAGGAGCTTCCAGTATCAATTGGaaaacttgaagagttggaatATCTGGACATTTCAGTGTGTGAGCGCTTGAAAGAACTTCCAAAGGAAATAGGGCTACTCAAGAAATTAAGGGAGTTTGATATGAGAGAATGTTCCCGATTGAAAAGGTTACCGACAGCTGTTTGTGAACTAAGTTCCCTGAAGCTTGTTGTGTGTGATGAGAAGATTGGAAAGCAGTGGATGAGGGCCAAGAACATTTCTATACCGGAACTTAGAGTTGAAATTGTGGAAGCACGCTTTAGTTTGGATTGGCTTGATGATTAA